The Antedon mediterranea chromosome 11, ecAntMedi1.1, whole genome shotgun sequence genome window below encodes:
- the LOC140062149 gene encoding cyclin-dependent kinase 7-like, with amino-acid sequence MAASMRGVDRSDRYEKIKFLGEGQFATVYKARDVETDNIVAVKKIKLGHRSEAKDGVNRTALREIKLLQELHHENIIGLVDVFGHKSNISLVMDFMDVDLEVLIKDTTLILTPAHIKAYMLMTFKGLEYLHNNWILHRDMKPNNLLVNEAGVLKLADFGLAKTFGSPNRVYTHQVVTRWYRCPELLFGARIYGTGVDIWSAGCILAELLLRVPFLAGETDIDQLGKIFEALGTPTEQDWPGMSLLPDYITYKSFPGTPLRDIFTAADDALLDLLHKLLKLDPSQRCTATQALQMAFFSNEPGPTPGHKLPRPGQPIAVIKEEDNKRPSLKRKVMEEAGSVGHMVKKLVF; translated from the exons tttgctaCAGTATACAAAGCCCGAGATGTAGAAACAGACAATATAGTTGCTGTtaaaaaa ATTAAATTAGGTCATAGGTCAGAAGCAAAAGATGGAGTGAACCGAACAGCTCTAAGAGAAATTAAACTTCTACAAGAACTGCATCATGAAAACATTATTGGT ctTGTAGATGTGTTTGGACACAAGTCTAATATAAGTCTTGTAATGGATTTCATGGATGTAGATTTAGAG GTTTTGATTAAAGACACTACACTTATTCTCACTCCAGCACATATAAAAGCTTatatgttaatgacatttaaggGACTGGAATATCTGCATAATAATTGGATATTGCATAGG GACATGAAGCCCAATAATTTACTTGTGAATGAGGCTGGAGTCCTGAAGTTAGCTGATTTTGGACTTGCCAAAACGTTTGGTAGCCCAAATAGAGTTTACACACATCAAGTTGTTACTAG GTGGTACAGATGTCCAGAACTGCTGTTTGGTGCCAGGATATATGGTACTGGAGTTGATATCTGGTCAGCTGGATGTATTTTAGCTGAACTGCTTCTACGAGTACCATTCCTTGCAGGTGAAACAGACATTGATCAACTTGGTAAAATATTTGAGGCTTTAGGTACACCAACAGAGCAAGACTGGCCT GGAATGTCTTTACTACCAGATTACATTACATACAAGTCGTTCCCGGGTACGCCATTAAGAGATATATTTACTGCGGCCGATGATGCCCTGCTGGATTTACTACATAAACTGTTAAAGCTTGATCCTTCGCAAAGATGCACTGCCACCCAG gCCTTACAGATGGCGTTTTTTAGCAATGAACCTGGTCCAACACCAGGGCATAAGTTGCCTAGACCTGGACAACCAATAGCAGTCATCAAAGAAGAAGACAATAAAAGACCCTCACTTAAAAGGAAGGTTATGGAAGAAGCAG GTTCAGTAGGACATATGGTTAAGAAACTTGtcttctga